In the genome of Paenibacillus sp. FSL R5-0766, one region contains:
- a CDS encoding glycoside hydrolase family 32 protein, with product MNQERYEKQGMDTRQETDPGLTSSSTQTKESYTLARANAYIKAHRHQVNPTYRMAYHLMPEVGWMNDPNGFIYFGGMYHLFYQHYPYEPVWGPMHWGHAVSRDLVTWSYLPVALAPDQSYDSGGCFSGSAIVQDGKLVLMYTGHVVTGPDKDNDYLQTQNIAVSDNGIDFVKSAMNPVIRLDQIPAHTSPKDFRDPKVFERNGVYYCVLGSNDASGKGVILLYRSTDLLDWSYVNIMAQSDGTLGDNWECPDLFTLDGRDVLIMSPQRMPAQGDNYRNLHSTVYMMGTLDEDQGVLKYDQYVPLDCGFDFYAPQTMEDAQGRRIMVAWMDTWETEIPTQQSHAWAGAMTLPRQLIRRGERLIFQPLPELRQYRSEGTEQYDIHLNDDEHVLDLGVSGDRYELYAVFEAEQAQHFGLKLRTGEDEETVISYDVEQRRLCLNREQAGQGPGGERAVTVELLDGKLELHIFMDVSSVEVFIQQGEQVMTGRIYPGPNSTGIKAFSSGTCTLTELRKWDIRIPR from the coding sequence ATGAACCAGGAACGATACGAGAAGCAGGGAATGGACACAAGGCAAGAGACAGACCCTGGACTGACGAGTTCTTCGACTCAAACAAAGGAGAGTTATACACTCGCGCGGGCCAACGCATATATCAAGGCGCATCGACATCAGGTTAATCCAACCTATCGAATGGCCTATCATTTGATGCCAGAGGTGGGCTGGATGAATGACCCCAACGGCTTCATATACTTCGGTGGGATGTATCATTTGTTCTATCAGCATTATCCCTACGAACCGGTATGGGGGCCGATGCACTGGGGCCATGCGGTGAGCCGTGATTTGGTTACGTGGTCTTATCTGCCTGTTGCCCTGGCACCCGATCAGAGCTACGACAGTGGAGGCTGTTTCTCTGGAAGTGCAATCGTGCAGGATGGCAAATTGGTGCTGATGTACACGGGGCATGTCGTGACTGGACCCGACAAGGATAACGATTACTTGCAGACACAGAATATCGCTGTCTCGGACAATGGAATTGATTTTGTCAAAAGCGCGATGAATCCGGTCATTCGACTGGATCAAATCCCAGCGCATACCAGTCCGAAGGACTTCCGTGATCCAAAAGTGTTTGAACGAAACGGTGTGTACTATTGCGTCCTTGGATCGAATGATGCTTCGGGCAAAGGTGTCATTCTGTTATACCGTTCAACGGACTTGCTGGATTGGAGTTATGTCAACATTATGGCCCAGAGTGACGGGACGCTTGGCGACAATTGGGAATGTCCCGATCTGTTCACACTGGATGGCCGAGATGTGCTGATCATGTCTCCGCAGCGCATGCCTGCTCAGGGAGATAACTATCGCAACCTGCATTCGACCGTTTATATGATGGGAACGCTGGATGAAGACCAGGGTGTGCTGAAGTACGATCAGTACGTTCCGCTGGACTGTGGCTTCGACTTTTACGCACCTCAGACGATGGAGGATGCACAGGGGCGACGAATTATGGTGGCCTGGATGGATACGTGGGAAACGGAAATCCCGACACAACAGTCCCATGCCTGGGCTGGAGCGATGACTTTGCCAAGACAACTAATTCGCAGGGGAGAACGATTGATATTCCAGCCTCTTCCCGAACTTAGACAGTACAGATCGGAAGGCACCGAGCAGTATGATATACATCTAAACGATGATGAACATGTTCTTGATCTTGGAGTCAGCGGAGACCGTTACGAACTGTATGCTGTATTCGAAGCGGAACAGGCACAACACTTTGGGTTGAAGCTGCGCACGGGTGAAGATGAAGAAACCGTAATTTCCTATGATGTAGAGCAGCGTCGTTTATGCTTGAATCGCGAGCAGGCCGGACAAGGGCCGGGCGGAGAACGAGCTGTGACAGTGGAACTGCTTGACGGGAAACTGGAACTTCATATTTTTATGGATGTCAGCTCCGTTGAGGTGTTCATTCAGCAGGGAGAGCAGGTCATGACAGGGCGGATATATCCGGGGCCGAACTCAACAGGTATTAAAGCATTCTCGTCTGGAACGTGTACGTTGACCGAACTTCGCAAATGGGATATACGAATTCCCCGATAA
- a CDS encoding carbohydrate ABC transporter permease, whose product MMAGQSRILNWMKFIVLIVVMILFVFPFVLLIVNSFKANQAITSDPLGLPSSFQFDNYVNAFDKMGYVSAFSNSLLITIAGVLLIALFAAMTAHYFVRHKSKVNQYLFFLMVAAMIIPFQAIMIPLVKIYGSLSLLDNKWSLIYMYIGFGSPLAVFIYHGFIKSIPLELEEAALMDGCGRVQTFFRIVLPVLLPTTVTISVLNVLWIWNDFLLPSLVLTSSEQRTLPLSTFYFYGTYTVDYGPLMAGLVLTLLPVLIVYLFAQKYIIQGVMQGAIK is encoded by the coding sequence ATGATGGCTGGACAATCACGCATTCTCAACTGGATGAAGTTTATTGTATTAATTGTTGTGATGATTTTGTTTGTATTTCCGTTTGTACTTCTAATCGTCAATTCGTTCAAGGCTAATCAGGCAATTACCTCCGATCCGCTGGGCTTGCCAAGCTCCTTTCAATTCGATAATTACGTCAATGCGTTTGACAAAATGGGATATGTATCCGCCTTCAGTAATTCGTTGCTCATTACCATTGCAGGTGTATTACTGATTGCTCTTTTTGCGGCGATGACAGCCCATTACTTTGTTCGTCACAAAAGCAAGGTGAATCAGTATCTCTTTTTCCTGATGGTAGCTGCGATGATTATTCCGTTTCAAGCCATTATGATTCCGCTGGTTAAAATATACGGCTCGCTCAGCCTGCTGGATAACAAGTGGTCGCTGATCTACATGTATATTGGCTTTGGCAGTCCGCTTGCCGTATTTATCTACCATGGCTTTATCAAAAGTATTCCCTTGGAGCTTGAAGAAGCGGCTTTAATGGATGGCTGCGGCAGAGTGCAGACCTTTTTCCGTATCGTACTGCCGGTGTTACTGCCAACAACCGTAACGATTAGCGTACTGAATGTATTGTGGATATGGAATGATTTTTTGCTGCCTTCCTTGGTGCTGACTTCATCCGAGCAGCGTACACTGCCGCTGTCCACGTTTTATTTTTATGGGACATACACCGTGGATTACGGTCCATTGATGGCTGGTCTGGTGCTGACCCTGCTGCCTGTATTGATCGTTTATCTGTTTGCGCAGAAGTACATTATTCAGGGGGTCATGCAAGGGGCTATCAAATAA